A part of Drosophila willistoni isolate 14030-0811.24 unplaced genomic scaffold, UCI_dwil_1.1 Seg143.1, whole genome shotgun sequence genomic DNA contains:
- the LOC6649217 gene encoding casein kinase I, with amino-acid sequence MDKMRIIKDNRSEIIVGGKYRVIRKIGSGSFGDIYLGMSIQSGEEVAIKMESANARHPQLLYEAKLYRILSGGVGFPRIRHHGKEKNFNTLVMDLLGPSLEDLFNFCTRHFTIKTVLMLVDQMIGRLEYIHLKCFIHRDIKPDNFLMGIGRHCNKLFLIDFGLAKKFRDPHTRLHILYREDKNLTGTARYASINAHLGIEQSRRDDMESLGYVMMYFNRGVLPWQGMKANTKQQKYEKISEKKMSTPIEVLCKGSPAEFSMYLNYCRSLRFEEQPDYMYLRQLFRILFRTLNHQYDYIYDWTMLKQKTHQGQANPAILLEQLDKEKEKQNGKPLITD; translated from the exons ATGGACAAGATGCGGATAATTAAGGACAACCGCTCCGAAATAATAGTCGGTGGCAAATATCGTGTGATACGCAAGATTG GCAGTGGCTCCTTTGGCGATATATATCTGGGCATGAGCATTCAAAGCGGTGAGGAGGTGGCCATCAAGATGGAGAGCGCCAATGCTCGCCATCCTCAATTGCTGTACGAGGCGAAATTATATCGTATTCTGAGTGGTGGAGTTGGCTTTCCACGCATCCGTCACCatggaaaagagaaaaactttAATACTTTAGTTATGGATCTACTTGGACCATCGCTAGAGGATCTATTTAATTTCTGTACGCGCCACTTTACCATCAAGACGGTGCTAATGTTGGTGGATCAGATGATCGGCCGTTTGGAGTATATACATCTCAAGTGCTTTATTCATCGTGACATTAAGCCCGATAACTTTTTAATGGGCATCGGTCGTCATTGTAATAAGCTCTTCCTAATCGATTTCGGTTTGGCCAAGAAATTCCGGGACCCTCATACACGACTACACATCCTGTATCGCGAGGATAAAAATCTAACTGGCACCGCTCGATATGCCTCGATTAATGCCCATTTGGGTATCGAACAATCACGTCGTGATGATATGGAATCACTGGGCTATGTGATGATGTACTTCAATCGTGGTGTTTTGCCCTGGCAGGGCATGAAGGCTAACACCAAGCAGCAGAAATATGAGAAAATCTCGGAAAAGAAAATGTCCACACCCATCGAGGTGCTGTGCAAGGGATCGCCGGCCGAATTCTCCATGTACTTGAACTATTGTCGTAGTTTGCGTTTTGAAGAGCAGCCAGATTACATGTACCTACGTCAATTGTTCCG CATTCTATTTAGGACGCTGAATCATCAATATGATTACATCTACGATTGGACAATGCTGAAGCAGAAGACCCATCAGGGTCAGGCGAATCCAGCTATACTATTGGAACAATTGGACAAGGAGAAGgagaaacaaaatggcaaacccTTGATCACGGACTAA
- the LOC6649172 gene encoding uncharacterized protein LOC6649172 translates to MAKKGGVQQLQADISSDEEFEKFLQRPGLLILDIYSEWCGPCLGMVGSLRKIKLELGGDNLQLAICKAGSISSLARFNKKSEPTWMFVTNGKAINIMFGTDVPKLVAMITKTLASTMAKETQHYHFYEITELQPIELEQQRIKNLELRRAEVIEEDEAKKKRIEYLRFVTDTIMENLPDIGITVFGPQVNRDMFKKLAEPADPLKIQCKDRKVFAITENDMNTVNFAAENPLSREIIEQLYDKELLMCFWKVEEILGTPPSVLRQYAHELTKETIKPPDEFNEEEIIVPPLIVPLEMNVEIIEETPVAEEQANENVAKETTTMETTDKGEDPEEADEDDQGKEEKDEVPLEAPEQKVKTKTIKIPPIWVPNDQRTHAALIYTYFRAQTSAFLPPDPVPEPPHIIMTFDSYKKKDLAHILDVYRDDIPLYGFFTSDKWETAVFIANSVDKYNAKPYVPTDKIIVKVNKVKGNPAMPLLMAFGPSYVSPNSVIGHQEAGKFFPPTYKSVLQEEAELLAVKTEKPKKRKKNKKGAEADAGNEDKIDSASNQDQQEAKTSPEEGASTTSSGEDSCESRPPTADGQNVEAVA, encoded by the exons atggccaaaaagggTGGTGTACAGCAACTTCAAGCGGATATCAGTTCCGATGAAGAATTTGAGAAATTTCTTCAACGACCAGGACTACTGA TTCTCGATATCTATTCTGAATGGTGTGGACCTTGTCTTGGTATGGTTGGAAGTTTGAGAAAAATCAAACTGGAACTGGGCGGCGATAATCTCCAATTAGCCATT TGCAAGGCAGGATCGATTAGTTCTTTGGCCAGATTTAATAAGAAAAGTGAACCAACTTGGATGTTTGTTACG AATGGCAAAGCCATTAATATAATGTTTGGCACTGATGTACCCAAATTGGTGGCCATGATAACGAAAACATTGGCCTCGACCATGGCCAAGGAGACACAGCACTACCATTTCTATGAGATTACGGAATTACAGCCAATCGAATTGGAACAGCAACGCATCAAGAATCTGGAATTGCGCCGTGCCGAAGTGATCGAGGAGGACGAAGCGAAAAAGAAACGTATTGAATATCTACGTTTCGTTACCGATACCATAATGGAGAATTTGCCCGATATTGGCATTACAGTATTTGGACCACAGGTGAATCGGGATATGTTTAAAAAGCTAGCCGAACCGGCTGATCCCTTAAAGATTCAGTGCAAAGATCGTAAGGTTTTCGCCATAACGGAGAATGATATGAATACCGTTAATTTTGCTGCCGAAAATCCATTATCACGTGAAATAATCGAACAACTGTATGATAAGGAATTGTTAATGTGTTTTTGGAAAGTCGAAGAGATTCTGGGAACACCGCCAAGTGTCCTAAGGCAATATGCCCATGAGTTGACCAAGGAGACAATTAAACCCCCAGATGAATTCAATGAGGAAGAGATTATAGTTCCACCATTAATAGTACCCTTGGAAATGAATGTGGAAATTATAGAGGAAACTCCGGTCGCTGAGGAACAGGCAAATGAGAATGTTGCAAAAGAAACCACCACAATGGAGACGACAGATAAGGGCGAGGACCCTGAGGAGGCGGATGAGGATGACCAgggaaaagaggaaaaagaTGAAGTGCCTCTGGAGGCGCCAGAGCAGAAagtgaaaacgaaaactaTTAAAATTCCACCCATTTGGGTGCCAAACGATCAGCGTACTCATGCTGCTCtcatttatacatattttcgGGCACAAACCTCAGCATTCTTGCCACCCGATCCGGTTCCAGAACCACCGCATATTATCATGACTTTCGATTCGTATAAGAAAAAGGATTTGGCTCATATTTTGGATGTATATCGTGATGATATACCACTTTATGGTTTCTTCACAAGCGATAAATGGGAAACTGCTGTTTTTATAGCCAATTCAGTTGACAAATATAATGCCAAACCCTATGTACC CACTGACAAAATTATTGTAAAAGTCAACAAAGTGAAAGGAAATCCGGCCATGCCGCTTCTAATGGCGTTTGGTCCTAGCTATGTTAGTCCCAATTCGGTTATTGGCCATCAGGAGGCTGGAAAATTCTTTCCACCAACTTATAAATCTGTCCTCCAAGAGGAAGCCGAATTGCTTGCCGTGAAAAcggaaaaacccaaaaaacgcaaaaag AACAAGAAAGGAGCTGAGGCAGATGCCGGGAATGAGGACAAAATTGATTCGGCCAGTAATCAGGATCAGCAAGAGGCAAAGACTTCCCCAGAGGAGGGTGCATCCACCACCAGCAGTGGCGAAGATAGCTGTGAGAGTCGGCCACCAACGGCAGATGGTCAAAATGTTGAGGCAGTTGCCTAA
- the LOC111519330 gene encoding putative ATP-dependent RNA helicase BoYb, with translation MLPNLKCGYVDLLICYTLTNSWHRYKARFNLFYTNCKTLDKRPGEALMFFNEMATEQAWLFCDFILKHDLPMQHEWFKHLFNFRLQKEIIQPLYNINLCTQLLSYGNCSRRSCRFRHRLLAKEAQIPSYLPSRGKIYFNIMDCISPTNLVVRPIASRNKPHPKVYQNINMPNGVHVYYRQEVNQIPLQNPSIGDVCILEVDKCYQRVAIICVDSDEVISVRLLDWDTDTWKYSKPNYTNAMNPFPLRCHRPLSCV, from the exons ATGCTGCCGAATTTAAAGTGTGGCTACGTCGATCTCTTGATATGTTACACCTTAACGAATAGCTGGCATCGGTATAAGGCTCGTTTCAATTTGTTCTATACCAATTGCAAGACTTTGGATAAAAGACCAGGCGAAGCTCTGATGTTCTTTAACGAAATGGCTACCGAACAGGCTTGGCTCTTCTGTGACTTTATACTCAAACACGATTTGCCAATGCAACATGAATGGTTCAAACATCTTTTCAACTTTCGGCTGCAAAAGGAGATCATTCAGCCACTATATAATATCAATCTGTGTACCCAATTACTATCATATGGTAATTGTTCACGACGTTCATGTCGTTTTCGGCATCGGCTTTTAGCCAAAGAAGCTCAGATACCAAGTTATTTGCCCAGTCGGGGTAAAATCTATTTCAATATAATGGAT TGCATTTCGCCAACAAATTTGGTAGTGAGACCTATTGCATCCCGCAATAAGCCTCATCCCAAAGTgtatcaaaatataaatatgccAAATGGAGTTCATGTATATTATCGACAGGAGGTGAATCAAATTCCGCTACAGAATCCATCGATTGGTGATGTATGCATTCTAGAAGTCGACAAATGCTATCAACGTGTCGCCATCATCTGCGTTGACAGTGATGAAGTGATAAGTGTGAGACTATTGGATTGGGATACAGATACATGGAAGTATTCAAAACCGAACTATACCAATGCCATGAACCCTTTTCCACTCAGATGTCACAGGCCATTGAGTTGCGTCTGA
- the LOC111519312 gene encoding uncharacterized protein LOC111519312, translating into MGSPQKIKFGKYMYDLSFFKGISHCTRQEKELFVKKLREKLDTVVRNETEYFLDFDAMAGLKKNLVYSLNIDEVHNHHLLYVHKFFVIFLTCLQDGTQTLVFAESNCQSKSQQLTNSESMATALGRVLRAVRFDARSNLVAIVGDRARLNLKSLDDLSYTFNFAMPPVVFDPTHLIGSFSQQHDMSCCESVTQLMTTNFMKETFSEQVSMIIGQCHCKDTENLCIFWELCAAVQSVLKMVMRHQEQCILMNLKNNNLEIYCKALMKQLPILDMDFCDEGAGLLFLLANDVVANLNKP; encoded by the exons ATGGGCTCCCCGCAAAAGataaaatttggaaaatatatgtacGATTTGTCTTTCTTTAAAGGAATAAGCCATTGCACACGCCAGGAAAAGGAGCTTTTCGTGAAGAAGCTTCGTGAGAAGCTAGATACGGTTGTCAGAAACGAAACAGAGTATTTCTTGGATTTTGACGCCATGGCAGGGCTCAAAAAGAATTTGGTCTACTCGTTAAATATAGACGAAGTTCATAATCACCACCTGCTGTATGTGCATAAG TTCTTTGTCATATTCCTGACCTGCCTCCAAGACGGGACTCAGACGCTGGTATTTGCTGAGAGTAACTGCCAGAGCAAAAGTCAGCAGCTTACGAATTCAGAATCTATGGCCACTGCTCTTGGCAGAGTGCTCCGAGCTGTCAGATTCGATGCCAGATCCAATTTGGTCGCGATTGTTGGTGATCGTGCTCGTCTGAATTTAAAGTCCTTGGATGATCTGTCATACACATTTAACTTTGCCATGCCCCCAGTAGTTTTTGATCCAACCCATTTAATTGGATCATTTTCACAGCAACACGACATGTCCTGCTGTGAAAGTGTCACCCAATTAATGACCACAAATTTCATGAAAGAGACGTTCTCGGAGCAGGTATCTATGATCATCGGCCAGTGTCATTGCAAAGATACAGAGAATCTCTGCATCTTTTGGGAATTGTGCGCTGCGGTCCAGTCCGTCTTGAAGATGGTCATGCGGCATCAGGAGCAGTGCATACTGATGAAtctcaaaaataataatcttGAGATTTATTGCAAAGCGTTAATGAAGCAGCTGCCCATATTAGATATGGATTTCTGCGATGAGGGAGCAGGTCTGCTGTTCCTACTGGCTAATGATGTCGTGGCCAACTTAAATAAACCATAA
- the LOC111519269 gene encoding uncharacterized protein LOC111519269 isoform X3, with the protein MFSCSECSFKSPRRLNVHQREHGEKKSEETIYQCNCCSYTTNLPYNLRRQKIQENHGPALKQQKIVHQELGHQAVEDQTIGTELTPSDPVTPAKQHSNYEIVDFEDEEALTPKKMYAVCHSEMKWKTFNFQLKVFNTRLAKLTNGQLNDDDVLLFTLHQVVEDRGGFHRIKNWDTVAAILGSTPQTVKDLYQSRLLQLEMTEKSRKSELRALDIPFWWDDGDPVSFTNRHTFLNPNVVSNRTVENVLRKIFNDYYLPSQVTDAPFEVKDTWMYVTKMCGGLILINMEKMYIEGAESDI; encoded by the exons atgttttcgtGCAGTGAATGCAGTTTCAAAAGTCCACGTCGCTTAAACGTGCATCAGAGAGAACATGGCGAAAAGAAAAGTGAAGAAACCATCTACCAGTGTAACTGCTGCAGCTACACCACAAATCTGCCATACAACCTTAGGAGGCAGAAAATTCAGGAGAACCATGGGCCGGCATTGAAGCAGCAGAAAATAGTACATCAGGAATTAGGACATCAGGCAGTGGAGGATCAGACAATAGGG ACAGAGTTAACTCCCAGTGACCCAGTGACGCCAGCAAAACAACATTCCAATTATGAAATTGTGGACTTTGAGGATGAGGAGGCCCTGaccccaaaaaaaatgtacgCTGTATGTCACTCggaaatgaaatggaaaaccTTTAATTTTCAACTTAAAGTATTCAACACCAGGCTGGCCAAACTGACGAATGGCCAATTAAACGATGATGATGTCTTATTGTTTAC GTTACACCAAGTTGTAGAGGACCGGGGAGGATTCCACAGGATTAAAAACTGGGATACGGTGGCAGCTATTTTGGGCTCAACGCCACAAACTGTAAAAGATCTTTATCAAAGTAGACTGCTCCAATTAGAAATGACGGAAAAAAGTCGAAAAAGCGAACTAAGGGCTCTAGATATTCCATTCTGGTGGGATGACGGAGACCCAGTATCATTTACTAACAGACATACATTTCTAAACCCCAATGTGGTGTCTAATAGAACTGTAGAAAATGTCCTGCGGAAAATATTCAACGACTATTATCTACCAAGCCAAGTCACGGATGCCCCTTTCGAAGTAAAAGATACCTGGATGTACGTCACCAAAATGTGTGGTGGGCTTATTTTAATAAACATGGAAAAGATGTATATTGAAGGTGCAGAGTCTGACATATGA
- the LOC111519269 gene encoding uncharacterized protein LOC111519269 isoform X2, with amino-acid sequence MFSCSECSFKSPRRLNVHQREHGEKKSEETIYQCNCCSYTTNLPYNLRRQKIQENHGPALKQQKIVHQELGHQAVEDQTIGAVEVEDQTELTPSDPVTPAKQHSNYEIVDFEDEEALTPKKMYAVCHSEMKWKTFNFQLKVFNTRLAKLTNGQLNDDDVLLFTLHQVVEDRGGFHRIKNWDTVAAILGSTPQTVKDLYQSRLLQLEMTEKSRKSELRALDIPFWWDDGDPVSFTNRHTFLNPNVVSNRTVENVLRKIFNDYYLPSQVTDAPFEVKDTWMYVTKMCGGLILINMEKMYIEGAESDI; translated from the exons atgttttcgtGCAGTGAATGCAGTTTCAAAAGTCCACGTCGCTTAAACGTGCATCAGAGAGAACATGGCGAAAAGAAAAGTGAAGAAACCATCTACCAGTGTAACTGCTGCAGCTACACCACAAATCTGCCATACAACCTTAGGAGGCAGAAAATTCAGGAGAACCATGGGCCGGCATTGAAGCAGCAGAAAATAGTACATCAGGAATTAGGACATCAG GCAGTGGAGGATCAGACAATAGGGGCAGTGGAAGTGGAGGATCAGACAGAGTTAACTCCCAGTGACCCAGTGACGCCAGCAAAACAACATTCCAATTATGAAATTGTGGACTTTGAGGATGAGGAGGCCCTGaccccaaaaaaaatgtacgCTGTATGTCACTCggaaatgaaatggaaaaccTTTAATTTTCAACTTAAAGTATTCAACACCAGGCTGGCCAAACTGACGAATGGCCAATTAAACGATGATGATGTCTTATTGTTTAC GTTACACCAAGTTGTAGAGGACCGGGGAGGATTCCACAGGATTAAAAACTGGGATACGGTGGCAGCTATTTTGGGCTCAACGCCACAAACTGTAAAAGATCTTTATCAAAGTAGACTGCTCCAATTAGAAATGACGGAAAAAAGTCGAAAAAGCGAACTAAGGGCTCTAGATATTCCATTCTGGTGGGATGACGGAGACCCAGTATCATTTACTAACAGACATACATTTCTAAACCCCAATGTGGTGTCTAATAGAACTGTAGAAAATGTCCTGCGGAAAATATTCAACGACTATTATCTACCAAGCCAAGTCACGGATGCCCCTTTCGAAGTAAAAGATACCTGGATGTACGTCACCAAAATGTGTGGTGGGCTTATTTTAATAAACATGGAAAAGATGTATATTGAAGGTGCAGAGTCTGACATATGA
- the LOC111519269 gene encoding uncharacterized protein LOC111519269 isoform X1: protein MFSCSECSFKSPRRLNVHQREHGEKKSEETIYQCNCCSYTTNLPYNLRRQKIQENHGPALKQQKIVHQELGHQAVEDQTIGAVEEAVEDQTIGAVEVEDQTELTPSDPVTPAKQHSNYEIVDFEDEEALTPKKMYAVCHSEMKWKTFNFQLKVFNTRLAKLTNGQLNDDDVLLFTLHQVVEDRGGFHRIKNWDTVAAILGSTPQTVKDLYQSRLLQLEMTEKSRKSELRALDIPFWWDDGDPVSFTNRHTFLNPNVVSNRTVENVLRKIFNDYYLPSQVTDAPFEVKDTWMYVTKMCGGLILINMEKMYIEGAESDI, encoded by the exons atgttttcgtGCAGTGAATGCAGTTTCAAAAGTCCACGTCGCTTAAACGTGCATCAGAGAGAACATGGCGAAAAGAAAAGTGAAGAAACCATCTACCAGTGTAACTGCTGCAGCTACACCACAAATCTGCCATACAACCTTAGGAGGCAGAAAATTCAGGAGAACCATGGGCCGGCATTGAAGCAGCAGAAAATAGTACATCAGGAATTAGGACATCAGGCAGTGGAGGATCAGACAATAGGGGCAGTGGAGGAGGCAGTGGAGGATCAGACAATAGGGGCAGTGGAAGTGGAGGATCAGACAGAGTTAACTCCCAGTGACCCAGTGACGCCAGCAAAACAACATTCCAATTATGAAATTGTGGACTTTGAGGATGAGGAGGCCCTGaccccaaaaaaaatgtacgCTGTATGTCACTCggaaatgaaatggaaaaccTTTAATTTTCAACTTAAAGTATTCAACACCAGGCTGGCCAAACTGACGAATGGCCAATTAAACGATGATGATGTCTTATTGTTTAC GTTACACCAAGTTGTAGAGGACCGGGGAGGATTCCACAGGATTAAAAACTGGGATACGGTGGCAGCTATTTTGGGCTCAACGCCACAAACTGTAAAAGATCTTTATCAAAGTAGACTGCTCCAATTAGAAATGACGGAAAAAAGTCGAAAAAGCGAACTAAGGGCTCTAGATATTCCATTCTGGTGGGATGACGGAGACCCAGTATCATTTACTAACAGACATACATTTCTAAACCCCAATGTGGTGTCTAATAGAACTGTAGAAAATGTCCTGCGGAAAATATTCAACGACTATTATCTACCAAGCCAAGTCACGGATGCCCCTTTCGAAGTAAAAGATACCTGGATGTACGTCACCAAAATGTGTGGTGGGCTTATTTTAATAAACATGGAAAAGATGTATATTGAAGGTGCAGAGTCTGACATATGA
- the LOC6649176 gene encoding zinc finger protein 670 has protein sequence MAGGGAVGGVVLNCRTCTRACKQYKALHDEIEITPGPGGCNQSTLGSGDVEATARATTTTTTLSKMLHFCTSLSFEQRNGASTMPQHICLHCIHLLEQSFNFKRMVIDSDELLRLGLDEVELPAVHDEVGAAGTVETEVDEEEYMMIEMLNEQGQVKTLIDDPVVSSDGVNEEEEDELVVEEQQHVVGKEDVEEEEEEEIQSAAIEEFVIEEINEDQHLDMEYSDVEYVTIKSEYASLVANADEIEVTNEMIEGEVIVMPQPEDESLDEVIEMNERAEEEQELEDDQKQQEQQLEQQEEEVYMNGRELQTTPSDVLPFSCAICQKSFRQMCRLNQHMRSHIDEKLFACEKCGKKLKHLRNYKEHMLTHSNVKPHQCNICARFYRTTSSLAAHKHTHAEDKPYKCEQCGRGYAAFDHLKRHKLTHTGERPYACDLCDKAYYDSSSLRQHKVSHTGEKAFRCEICGVGLSQKSGYKKHMLVHSGEKPHKCPICGRAFTFTSNLNAHVRLHSGEKPFKCEICEKAFPTKKRLNSHLRIHTKDGPRHFPAHRDVCESGGGDDGADSGALYRLADVTADQASLSTSKVGVVLLD, from the exons ATGGCGGGTGGCGGTGCCGTCGGCGGTGTGGTACTTAATTGTCGTACCTGCACACGAGCGTGCAAACAATACAAAGCACTGCACGATGAGATTGAAATCACACCAGGACCGGGAGGATGTAATCAAAGCACTCTGGGATCTGGGGACGTAGAGGCGACTGccagagcaacaacaacgacaacaacattGTCTAAAATGTTACACTTCTGCACGAGCCTGTCATTTGAGCAACGGAATGGTGCCTCAACAATGCCTCAACATATTTGCCTGCACTGTATACATCTCTTGGAGCAATCATTTAATTTCAAGCGCATGGTGATTGATTCCGATGAACTGTTGCGCCTGGGTCTGGATGAGGTAGAATTACCGGCTGTTCACGATGAGGTAGGCGCGGCAGGAACTGTGGAAACAGAGGTGGACGAGGAGGAGTATATGATGATTGAAATGTTAAATGAACAAGGTCAGGTAAAAACTTTAATAGATGACCCAGTGGTAAGTTCGGATGGGGTAAACGAGGAGGAAGAAGATGAATTAGTTGTGGAGGAACAGCAGCATGTTGTGGGTAAAGAGGATGTGGAggaagaggaagaagaagaaatacaATCAGCGGCCATCGAAGAATTTGTTATTGAGGAAATCAACGAAGATCAGCATTTGGATATGGAATATTCGGATGTGGAATATGTAACAATAAAAAGTGAATATGCCTCTCTGGTGGCCAATGCCGATGAGATTGAAGTGAccaatgaaatgattgaaggTGAAGTGATTGTGATGCCCCAACCAGAAGATGAATCCCTTGACGAAGTGATCGAAATGAATGAGAGA GCTGAGGAAGAACAGGAACTGGAGGATGACCAGAAGCAACAGGAACAGCAACTGGAACAACAAGAGGAAGAAGTATACATGAATGGAAGAGAATTACAGACGACTCCTAGCGATGTCTTGCCCTTCTCGTGTGCAATTTGCCAAAAGTCCTTCCGCCAAATGTGCCGCCTCAATCAGCATATGCGTTCGCACATCGATGAGAAGCTCTTTGCCTGCGAGAAATGCGGCAAGAAACTGAAACATCTGCGCAATTACAAGGAACACATGCTAACCCACAGCAATGTCAAACCACATCAGTGTAATATCTGTGCCCGTTTCTACAGGACCACCTCAAGTTTGGCCGCCCACAAGCATACGCATGCCGAGGATAAACCATATAAATGTGAGCAATGTGGCCGCGGTTATGCTGCATTTGATCATTTAAAGCGCCACAAGCTAACCCATACCGGTGAGCGGCCATATGCCTGTGATCTGTGTGATAAGGCCTACTATGATTCGTCATCGCTTAGACAGCATAAAGTTAGCCATACAGGGGAGAAGGCATTCCGTTGTGAGATATGCGGTGTGGGACTATCACAGAAATCTGGCTACAAGAAGCACATGCTGGTCCATTCCGGTGAAAAGCCCCACAAGTGTCCCATCTGCGGGCGAGCGTTCACTTTCACCAGTAACCTTAATGCCCATGTCCGTTTGCATTCCGGGGAGAAGCCATTTAAATGTGAAATATGTGAAAAGGCCTTCCCCACCAAAAAGCGTTTGAATAGCCATTTACGTATCCATACAAAGGATGGGCCAAGGCACTTTCCCGCCCATCGTGATGTCTGTGAAAGTGGTGGTGGTGATGACGGTGCTGATAGCGGTGCACTGTATCGTTTAGCCGATGTAACTGCTGACCAGGCATCCCTATCCACCTCTAAAGTAGGTGTGGTGCTCTTAGACTAA